In a single window of the Rhodamnia argentea isolate NSW1041297 chromosome 2, ASM2092103v1, whole genome shotgun sequence genome:
- the LOC115748982 gene encoding pentatricopeptide repeat-containing protein At4g18520, chloroplastic: MSELLKPILRERSSNQFRQMLSSYTFLSPILASLNTPVSLLCQKPQTPKHSLYSKARKGGDGRFHPSFSIYLSSTSKRCFSSNVSCFQENPDGDLRHGPSGEQCINDDLLASWLQSCSSVTEVQKVQAAALKCSGSGAAYVGNNLMSAYLRYGRLDEVRKVFDEMPERNVVSWTTMINACVRFGLDSEALRLFLDALGDGVRANCKTYVCILNLCCRRLDFQLGKQVHACVIKNEQRNLIVESAIVHFYAQCGMLDSAFCAFDRMNEHDVVSWTTIITACSQQGHGTEAFSMFGRMLRDGLLPNGHTVCSILNVCGEEQALKCGRQLHCITFKRMIKNDVFVWTSLVDMYAKCGEIVDSRKVFDAMKNRNTVTWTTMIAGYARNWLGEEAIDLFREMKRRNIFANNLTIVSILLACGSIKKLELGREVHAQILKKSIQTNVHIGSTLVWLYCKYGNYSFASNVLRQMPFRDVVSWTALISGCTHLGLGVEALERLKDMLDEGVEPNAFTYSSALKACAKLEDLLQGKLLHSSANKTPALSNVFVGSALIHMYAKCGYLAEASQVFDSMPQRNLVTWKAMIMGYARTGYCREALKLMYRMRAEGIEVDDYVLATVITACGDLEWDKEPSSEYCLQSS, from the coding sequence ATGAGCGAGCTTCTCAAACCGATTCTTCGGGAAAGAAGTTCGAACCAGTTCAGACAAATGCTCTCCTCCTACACCTTTCTCTCGCCAATCCTCGCTTCACTCAATACACCCGTCTCTCTCCTTtgtcaaaaacctcaaacaccAAAGCATAGCCTTTACTCGAAAGCCAGAAAGGGCGGAGACGGAAGATTCCATCCCTCCTTCTCCATATACTTGTCTTCGACGTCGAAACGTTGCTTTTCCAGCAATGTCTCGTGCTTTCAAGAGAACCCAGATGGCGATTTGCGCCATGGCCCTTCTGGAGAACAATGCATAAATGACGATCTTCTGGCTTCTTGGCTACAGTCGTGTTCTAGTGTGACAGAGGTTCAAAAAGTTCAAGCTGCGGCGTTGAAATGTTCAGGGAGCGGTGCTGCTTACGTTGGTAATAATTTGATGTCTGCGTATTTGAGATATGGGAGGTTGGACGAGGTCAGAAAGGTGTTTGACGAAATGCCCGAGAGGAATGTGGTCAGTTGGACTACGATGATTAATGCGTGCGTTAGGTTTGGCTTAGACAGCGAGGCTTTGAGGTTGTTCCTTGATGCTCTTGGGGATGGGGTTCGAGCAAACTGCAAGACTTATGTGTGTATCCTGAATTTGTGTTGCAGGAGGTTAGATTTCCAGCTCGGAAAACAAGTTCATGCCTGTGTTATCAAGAATGAGCAGAGAAACTTGATTGTTGAGAGTGCTATAGTTCATTTCTATGCACAGTGCGGGATGCTTGATAGCGCATTTTGTGCATTTGACCGGATGAATGAGCATGATGTGGTGTCTTGGACGACAATAATCACTGCTTGTTCCCAACAAGGGCATGGAACAGAGGCTTTTTCAATGTTTGGGCGAATGTTAAGGGATGGATTATTGCCCAACGGGCATACTGTGTGTAGCATTTTGAATGTCTGTGGTGAGGAGCAGGCATTGAAATGTGGGAGACAGTTACACTGCATCACATTTAAAAGGATGATCAAGAATGATGTTTTTGTGTGGACCTCTTTAGTCGATATGTATGCAAAATGCGGGGAGATAGTAGATTCAAGAAAAGTATTTGATGCGATGAAGAATAGAAACACAGTGACATGGACAACCATGATAGCTGGATACGCTCGGAATTGGCTCGGTGAGGAGGCCATAGACCTTTTTAGGGAGATGAAGAGAAGGAATATATTTGCTAATAACCTCACTATTGTAAGCATTCTCCTAGCTTGTGGTTCAATCAAGAAGTTGGAGTTGGGAAGGGAAGTCCATGCACAGATACTCAAGAAATCTATTCAAACTAATGTCCACATTGGAAGCACCCTTGTATGGTTGTACTGTAAATACGGAAACTATTCATTTGCCTCCAATGTCCTCCGCCAGATGCCTTTCAGAGATGTTGTCTCTTGGACAGCATTGATATCCGGCTGCACACATCTCGGGCTGGGAGTAGAAGCACTCGAGCGCTTGAAAGATATGTTGGATGAAGGTGTGGAGCCCAATGCCTTCACGTACTCATCAGCACTAAAAGCATGTGCTAAGCTAGAAGATCTTTTGCAAGGAAAGTTACTTCACTCCTCCGCAAACAAGACTCCTGCCTTGTCTAACGTGTTTGTTGGTAGTGCGTTAATTCATATGTATGCAAAATGTGGATACCTAGCAGAGGCATCTCAAGTTTTCGACAGCATGCCACAGCGTAATTTGGTAACATGGAAGGCTATGATCATGGGGTATGCAAGGACAGGGTATTGCCGAGAGGCTTTAAAGCTCATGTATCGGATGAGAGCAGAAGGTATTGAGGTAGATGACTACGTACTCGCCACAGTTATCACTGCATGTGGAGATTTGGAGTGGGACAAAGAACCTTCATCCGAATATTGCTTGCAGTCTAGTTGA